A genomic window from Peromyscus maniculatus bairdii isolate BWxNUB_F1_BW_parent chromosome 1, HU_Pman_BW_mat_3.1, whole genome shotgun sequence includes:
- the LOC121823201 gene encoding uncharacterized protein LOC121823201, with product MAVGVVAGEAVYPVCVAKKKKKKKKKKKKKKKKKKKKKKKKNKKKKNKKKKNKNKNKNKKNKNKKNKNKKNKNKKKKKAAQGTSSILQRPVHPMSCFLQPAPTSLQSMHQLGIHPCINDEAQASMVPLPSNSATSCGPSLQHISFWGHFMSKP from the coding sequence ATGGCAGTGGGAGTGGTGGCAGGGGAGGCTGTTTATCCTGTTTGTGTggcgaagaagaagaagaagaagaagaagaagaagaagaagaagaagaagaagaagaagaagaagaagaagaagaagaacaagaagaagaagaacaagaagaagaagaacaagaacaagaacaagaacaagaagaacaagaacaagaagaacaagaacaagaagaacaagaacaagaagaagaagaaggcggcTCAGGGGACCAGTTCAATCCTTCAAAGACCCGTGCATCCAATGTCTTGCTTCCTCCAACCAGCTCCCACCTCCTTACAATCGATGCATCAGCTAGGAATTCATCCATGCATTAATGATGAAGCACAAGCCTCCATGGTCCCATTGCCTtccaacagtgccaccagctgtgGGCCAAGCCTTCAGCACATTAGCTTTTGGGGTCATTTTATGTCCAAACCATAG